The nucleotide window CTGGTCCTGCTGACCGGCGCCATCACCCTTTTCATGGCCTTCGGCCCTCCCCGGCTTCTGGCCAAATCCGAGGCACCCGAATTCTGCGGCGGCTGCCACGTCATGGGCGAGCAGTACACCGCCTGGAGCCACGCCGGAGCCCATCGCCGGCTCACGTGCGTCGATTGCCATCTTCCCAACGGCAATCCGCTCGAACACTACGTCTGGAAGGGAATCGACGGCATGAAGGATGTGGTTTCGTTCCACACCGGCCTGATTCCCGAGCGGATCGAACTGTCGCAGCACGGGAAGCGGGTCCTGCAGGCCAATTGCATCCGCTGCCATGGGGCAACCGTGGCGCAGATGGATACGACCCGGCAATGTTGGGGCTGCCACCGGCAACTGCGGCACCGCCTGACCGGCAGCATCGCTACCCGTTGAAACGAAGCGTCGGCCCTGCTGTGCTACACAGTGCGGCCACGGCTCTCTCAGATCCTCTCTAAAGAATGTCGCCGATTCAGATATGCAGGAACGGATTTCCATCCGATAACCGAAAACAAGGAAAGGGAAAGAATCATGAG belongs to Geobacter sp. SVR and includes:
- the nrfH gene encoding cytochrome c nitrite reductase small subunit; protein product: MQLLSKRRPMAIILALVLLTGAITLFMAFGPPRLLAKSEAPEFCGGCHVMGEQYTAWSHAGAHRRLTCVDCHLPNGNPLEHYVWKGIDGMKDVVSFHTGLIPERIELSQHGKRVLQANCIRCHGATVAQMDTTRQCWGCHRQLRHRLTGSIATR